A section of the Mycoplasmopsis synoviae ATCC 25204 genome encodes:
- a CDS encoding sigma factor-like helix-turn-helix DNA-binding protein — protein sequence MSKKNFEDLNLYLMLFDKYSFLLTQNQKQIFQLYFHEDLSYSEIAKILVTSRTNVYDSINKTLKKLIKLEEKFKKEY from the coding sequence ATGTCTAAAAAAAACTTTGAAGATTTAAATTTATATTTAATGCTCTTTGATAAATATTCATTTTTATTAACCCAAAATCAAAAGCAAATTTTTCAGCTTTATTTTCATGAAGATTTATCATATTCAGAAATAGCCAAAATTCTAGTAACCTCAAGAACCAATGTCTATGACTCGATAAATAAAACGCTAAAAAAACTTATTAAACTTGAAGAAAAATTTAAAAAAGAATACTAA
- the ftsY gene encoding signal recognition particle-docking protein FtsY: MAFFKKIINKLFHSNKENEIDEKKKKLKEKHLNLVLKSEKFQKYEKGLSQASDFGKQLLELQNKHLELDEEYFENLEEILIMSDINVSLVDVIIEQIKKEIRINKITDIKLIGEIIADKIFEIYTNNSIIDTSLDYKNNQTNVFFIVGVNGSGKTTSIAKLANYYKSLDKKVLIAAADTFRAGAVEQLRIWSEKIGCDIVMPKKANADPSSVIYEAAKKAKDEAYDLLIIDTAGRLQNKVNLMNELKKMYEVLKRFLPEAPNESLLVLDATNGQSGIMQAKVFKEVVNLSGIILTKMDGTSKGGIVLSIKDELDLNVKLVGLGEKLDDLQEFDLELFIYQMTKSLLQENV; this comes from the coding sequence ATGGCTTTTTTTAAGAAAATAATAAACAAACTATTTCATAGCAACAAAGAAAATGAAATTGATGAAAAAAAGAAAAAACTAAAAGAAAAACATCTTAATTTAGTTTTAAAAAGCGAAAAATTTCAAAAATATGAAAAAGGACTCTCACAAGCATCAGATTTTGGTAAGCAGCTACTTGAGCTTCAAAATAAACATCTAGAGCTTGATGAAGAGTATTTTGAAAACTTAGAAGAAATTCTAATAATGTCAGATATTAACGTTTCTTTAGTTGATGTCATAATTGAGCAAATCAAAAAAGAAATTAGAATTAATAAAATTACCGACATTAAATTAATTGGTGAAATAATAGCTGATAAGATTTTTGAAATTTATACCAATAATTCAATAATAGACACTTCCTTAGATTATAAAAATAACCAGACAAATGTATTTTTTATAGTAGGAGTTAATGGTAGTGGAAAAACTACATCGATCGCTAAGCTAGCAAATTATTATAAAAGCTTAGATAAAAAGGTTTTAATAGCAGCAGCTGATACCTTCCGTGCAGGAGCGGTAGAACAGCTTAGAATTTGAAGTGAAAAAATCGGATGCGACATTGTAATGCCAAAAAAAGCTAATGCAGATCCATCTTCAGTAATTTATGAAGCTGCAAAAAAAGCTAAAGATGAAGCTTATGATTTGCTGATTATAGATACCGCTGGTAGGCTTCAAAATAAAGTTAATTTAATGAATGAACTTAAGAAAATGTATGAAGTTTTAAAAAGATTTCTGCCAGAAGCTCCTAATGAATCACTGTTAGTGCTCGATGCTACTAACGGGCAAAGCGGGATAATGCAAGCTAAGGTTTTTAAAGAAGTTGTTAATTTAAGCGGAATAATTCTTACTAAAATGGATGGAACTTCTAAAGGTGGAATAGTTTTAAGCATTAAAGATGAGCTAGATTTAAATGTAAAGCTAGTAGGTCTTGGTGAAAAACTTGATGATTTGCAAGAATTTGATTTAGAGCTTTTTATTTATCAAATGACAAAATCTCTATTGCAGGAAAATGTCTAA